In a single window of the Terriglobus roseus genome:
- a CDS encoding HAD family hydrolase — translation MSSLDAVLFDYGMVLSAPRNPQIWSELAGLSGMSEAELERVYWMYRDEYDAGILTGEEFWSNVGASAGATYSPDLLSQMNAGDVRLWGDLNEPMVQWVLQLHRAGIRTGILSNMGDRMSEGLASRFDWIGRFHHTVWSHALKMRKPDPAIYAESASGLGVAPARILFIDDKPENTSAAIAFGMQAIVYKDFDSFTAEMESRGFGDLLRIASSGAR, via the coding sequence ATGTCCTCCCTCGATGCAGTGTTATTCGACTACGGTATGGTCCTCAGCGCACCGCGTAACCCTCAGATCTGGAGCGAGCTGGCAGGTCTCAGCGGCATGTCAGAAGCCGAACTGGAACGCGTCTACTGGATGTATCGCGACGAATACGACGCAGGTATCCTGACCGGCGAAGAGTTCTGGAGCAATGTGGGCGCCAGCGCAGGCGCGACTTATTCCCCGGACCTGTTATCGCAGATGAACGCAGGAGATGTACGCCTGTGGGGAGATCTTAATGAGCCCATGGTCCAGTGGGTGCTACAACTGCATAGAGCCGGCATTCGTACGGGCATCCTGTCCAACATGGGTGACCGCATGTCGGAAGGGCTTGCATCCCGCTTTGATTGGATTGGCCGCTTCCATCACACGGTATGGTCGCACGCGCTGAAGATGCGCAAGCCCGATCCCGCCATCTACGCAGAGTCGGCCTCCGGACTCGGAGTGGCCCCGGCCAGGATTCTTTTCATCGACGACAAACCCGAGAACACCTCCGCCGCGATCGCATTTGGTATGCAGGCCATCGTGTACAAGGACTTCGATAGCTTCACCGCGGAGATGGAGAGTCGCGGCTTCGGCGACCTTCTGCGCATCGCCTCGTCGGGCGCGAGATAG
- a CDS encoding 2Fe-2S iron-sulfur cluster-binding protein translates to MSNPKCHTVDTAPGPEELRNWEVSRRTFLQSATALGATMAAGLSPTEASAQGAMIGAAKTKSVTLNINGENHSIQLDTRTSLLDALRDHLDMTGSKKGCDHGQCGACTVLVNGRRVNSCLLLAVSAEGDPITTIEGLSHGENLSPMQAAFLEHDAFQCGYCTPGQICSATALLDEIKAGQASVVSFEDGSQNAPKLTDREIKERMSGNICRCGAYPNIVSAVRAVAKGMSL, encoded by the coding sequence ATGAGCAATCCAAAGTGTCACACCGTTGATACGGCCCCCGGACCGGAGGAACTCCGCAACTGGGAGGTCAGCCGCCGAACTTTCCTGCAATCGGCAACAGCGCTCGGCGCAACGATGGCTGCAGGTCTTTCTCCTACGGAAGCAAGCGCGCAGGGTGCAATGATCGGCGCCGCAAAGACCAAGTCCGTTACCTTGAACATCAATGGGGAAAACCACTCCATCCAGCTGGATACCCGTACCAGCCTGCTGGACGCCCTCCGGGATCACCTGGACATGACCGGCTCGAAAAAGGGCTGCGATCACGGGCAGTGCGGCGCCTGTACTGTCCTTGTGAATGGTCGACGGGTGAACAGTTGCCTGTTGTTAGCCGTCTCCGCCGAAGGCGATCCGATCACAACGATCGAGGGACTCTCCCATGGCGAAAATCTGTCGCCAATGCAGGCTGCCTTTCTGGAACACGATGCCTTCCAGTGCGGTTATTGCACGCCTGGCCAGATCTGCTCAGCCACTGCTCTGCTGGACGAGATCAAAGCCGGTCAGGCATCCGTTGTCTCGTTTGAGGACGGATCCCAGAACGCACCGAAGCTGACCGACCGCGAGATCAAGGAGCGCATGAGCGGCAACATCTGCCGCTGCGGCGCGTACCCAAACATTGTGAGCGCAGTACGCGCCGTCGCGAAAGGAATGAGCCTGTGA
- a CDS encoding FAD binding domain-containing protein — translation MNPFAYQRATAPEGAIHSIATDKNAKLLGGGTNLVDLMKQDVEHPTTLIDITRLQALSHIEAAEGGHRVGSLVRNSDLANDAAVRKTYPLLSQALLAGASAQLRNLATTGGNLMQRTRCYYFYDPALPSCNKRAPGSGCGAIQGFNRIHAILGQTDEGATSAHTCIATNPSDMNVALSALHAVVEISGPKGKRTVPVREFHRLVGKTPDLDTNLRQDELITGVHLPASAAKFAANSYYLKARDRQSYAFALVSVAAGLEMDGGNIKSVALALGGVAHKPWTSEAAEKAMVGKPATEETFKAAAEAALQGAKGYEHNAFKIELAKSCIVRAFTLAAQGTGNHGAEGAAA, via the coding sequence GTGAACCCCTTCGCCTATCAAAGAGCCACCGCGCCCGAGGGCGCCATCCACTCCATCGCGACAGACAAGAACGCCAAGCTGCTCGGGGGTGGTACCAACCTGGTCGACCTAATGAAGCAGGACGTCGAACATCCGACGACGCTGATCGACATCACACGTCTGCAGGCGCTGTCGCACATCGAAGCGGCTGAAGGTGGTCACCGCGTTGGCTCGCTGGTTCGCAATAGCGATCTAGCCAATGATGCTGCTGTACGCAAGACCTATCCGCTGCTCTCGCAAGCGCTGCTGGCCGGTGCCTCCGCACAGCTACGGAACCTCGCAACCACCGGCGGTAACCTGATGCAGCGCACCCGCTGCTACTACTTCTACGATCCCGCGCTGCCCTCCTGTAATAAACGCGCGCCCGGCTCCGGTTGCGGCGCCATCCAGGGCTTCAATCGCATCCACGCGATCCTTGGTCAGACGGATGAAGGCGCAACCAGCGCCCACACTTGCATCGCAACCAATCCGAGCGACATGAATGTTGCGCTCTCGGCACTTCATGCAGTGGTTGAAATCAGCGGGCCTAAGGGTAAGCGTACCGTGCCCGTCCGCGAGTTCCACCGTCTGGTCGGTAAGACGCCCGACCTCGACACCAACCTGCGGCAGGATGAGCTGATCACCGGCGTCCACCTGCCGGCATCCGCCGCAAAGTTCGCGGCGAACAGCTACTACCTCAAGGCACGCGATCGCCAGAGCTATGCCTTCGCTCTCGTCTCGGTTGCTGCCGGTCTCGAGATGGACGGCGGCAACATCAAGTCCGTCGCGCTCGCACTTGGCGGAGTAGCGCACAAGCCATGGACAAGCGAAGCGGCTGAGAAGGCGATGGTCGGCAAGCCGGCCACCGAAGAGACATTCAAGGCGGCGGCGGAAGCTGCACTCCAGGGTGCGAAGGGCTACGAGCACAACGCCTTCAAGATCGAACTCGCCAAGAGCTGCATCGTCCGCGCCTTCACCCTCGCGGCACAGGGCACCGGCAACCACGGTGCAGAAGGAGCAGCAGCATGA
- a CDS encoding pyridoxal phosphate-dependent aminotransferase, giving the protein MRFASRSDFGDTASAYGEALALARSREGFADLTVSNPTRCGFVYPPAIATALGDTSVLHYDANALGMISTRRAIAELYAESYGANVTPDRILLTASTSEAYGYLLRLFCEPGDAILVPSPSYPLFDLLARLHDVELIPYPLVYHDGWQIDPSSLAAAVTPRTRAIVAIHPNNPTGHYCSAVDREVLWRVAGEHDLPLVIDEVFLDYRVESGNQPSFAALPSEILTFVMGGLSKLLALPQMKLAWTLVCGPAEEVEVAMERLEVIADTFLSVATPPQVALPQWLMLREGPQQQIRERVASNLLALDESIRGSMVSRLKVEGGWAAVLRVPATANDSELAIQVLEQRSVAVHPGSFYGFPASGWLVISLLPQPELFRRGLESMMQTWA; this is encoded by the coding sequence ATGCGTTTCGCCTCACGCAGCGACTTTGGAGATACGGCCTCAGCCTATGGAGAGGCTCTGGCCTTGGCGCGTTCGCGCGAGGGATTTGCCGATCTGACGGTGTCCAACCCGACTCGCTGCGGATTCGTCTATCCGCCCGCCATTGCTACGGCTCTTGGTGATACATCTGTGCTTCATTACGACGCAAATGCTTTGGGGATGATCTCCACTCGTCGGGCGATCGCCGAGCTCTACGCAGAGAGCTACGGTGCGAACGTCACACCAGACAGGATTCTTCTCACAGCAAGTACCAGCGAGGCTTATGGCTATCTGCTTCGCCTCTTCTGTGAGCCGGGCGATGCCATCCTTGTGCCATCGCCGAGCTACCCGCTCTTCGATCTGCTGGCTCGCCTGCATGATGTTGAACTCATTCCGTACCCGCTGGTCTATCACGATGGCTGGCAGATCGATCCTTCTTCGCTTGCCGCTGCCGTGACGCCCCGCACGCGGGCGATCGTCGCCATCCATCCCAATAACCCGACAGGGCATTACTGCAGCGCGGTGGACCGCGAGGTTCTCTGGAGGGTAGCTGGCGAACACGATCTGCCGCTGGTCATCGATGAGGTCTTTCTGGACTACAGGGTCGAGTCTGGGAATCAGCCCAGTTTTGCAGCACTGCCCTCGGAGATTCTGACCTTTGTAATGGGCGGGCTCAGTAAGCTGCTGGCGCTGCCGCAGATGAAGCTTGCCTGGACGCTCGTCTGTGGACCAGCGGAGGAGGTTGAGGTTGCCATGGAGCGGCTTGAGGTCATTGCAGATACTTTCCTGTCCGTCGCGACGCCGCCACAGGTCGCCCTGCCGCAGTGGTTGATGCTTCGCGAAGGCCCGCAGCAGCAGATCAGGGAGCGGGTGGCATCGAACCTGCTAGCACTCGATGAAAGCATCCGAGGGAGCATGGTAAGTCGTTTGAAGGTGGAAGGCGGATGGGCCGCAGTCCTTCGCGTACCGGCAACTGCAAACGACTCCGAACTCGCGATCCAGGTCCTTGAGCAGAGGAGCGTCGCGGTACATCCCGGATCGTTCTATGGGTTTCCAGCGAGTGGCTGGCTGGTTATCAGCCTGCTGCCGCAGCCCGAGCTGTTTCGCCGTGGCCTGGAGTCCATGATGCAGACGTGGGCTTAA
- a CDS encoding cryptochrome/photolyase family protein, with product MSFLEAMRQRYPTVGEARDRSWVFVPYDRLNDRIGPLATDSNAGIILVESHAKGRARPYHHKKVLLVLSNMRHFALEQIERGRSVLYLNSPESYGEQLRAAQQRFQLGSILYTRPAERELRKDLERGCAAGLQLEEHEDTAWLSKPDDWQAAFGKGTSRGRQFLMERFYRHMRQTSGILMEAGKFAGGKLSFDEQNREPYRGQITPPPRPSFELDAITLELMEMIQAVNPVAFGSVDGFDLPVTEVDAKTAWRFALDRLLPFFGPWEDAMSTQEPMLFHSALSALMNVSRLLPREVVADVEAAYHRGKIPLASAEGFIRQILGWREFMRHIHETTDGFRLLPQSPDPLSNRDAHAYSATIVQTIDPATPDRPATPSALKAHLPLPAAYWGERSGMFCLDTVVAQVRQQGWSHHITRLMVLSNLAVLCGFSPRELTDWFWVAYIDAYDWVVEPNVLGMATFADGGLTATKPYVSGAAYINRMSDYCGKCALDPRKSLGPGSCPYTALYWTFLERNAELLQSNQRLRMPYVALRKKTATERKALRERAEAAVAQLGRGETVT from the coding sequence ATGAGTTTTCTGGAAGCAATGAGGCAACGCTATCCCACCGTCGGGGAGGCCAGAGATCGCTCCTGGGTCTTCGTGCCGTATGACCGGCTGAACGATCGCATCGGTCCGCTTGCAACAGACAGCAATGCTGGCATCATTCTGGTGGAGTCGCACGCAAAGGGCAGGGCACGCCCGTATCACCACAAGAAGGTGTTGCTTGTCCTTTCCAACATGCGGCACTTCGCGCTGGAGCAGATCGAGCGTGGCCGCAGTGTGCTTTACCTGAATTCGCCCGAAAGTTACGGAGAGCAACTTCGGGCGGCGCAGCAGCGCTTTCAGCTTGGCTCGATCCTCTACACTCGTCCCGCTGAACGCGAACTCCGGAAGGATCTGGAGCGCGGCTGCGCCGCGGGTCTGCAACTGGAGGAGCACGAAGACACCGCATGGCTGTCAAAGCCGGACGACTGGCAGGCAGCGTTTGGGAAAGGGACCTCACGCGGGCGGCAGTTCCTGATGGAGCGTTTCTACCGTCACATGCGTCAGACCAGCGGCATCCTGATGGAAGCCGGCAAGTTCGCAGGCGGCAAGCTCTCCTTCGACGAACAGAATCGCGAGCCCTATCGTGGCCAGATCACTCCTCCGCCTCGGCCCAGTTTTGAATTGGATGCCATCACGCTTGAACTGATGGAGATGATTCAGGCAGTGAACCCGGTTGCGTTCGGCTCTGTAGACGGGTTCGATCTCCCCGTCACCGAAGTCGATGCGAAGACAGCGTGGCGCTTTGCCCTCGATCGCTTGCTGCCGTTCTTCGGGCCGTGGGAAGACGCGATGAGTACGCAGGAGCCGATGCTCTTCCACTCGGCGCTGTCGGCCTTGATGAACGTCAGTCGACTGCTGCCTCGCGAAGTGGTTGCGGATGTCGAAGCTGCCTATCATCGGGGTAAGATCCCGCTGGCGAGTGCTGAGGGTTTTATCCGCCAGATCCTGGGTTGGCGCGAGTTCATGCGCCATATCCACGAGACCACCGATGGCTTTCGCTTGCTGCCACAGAGTCCCGATCCACTGTCGAATCGTGATGCGCACGCCTACAGCGCCACCATCGTGCAGACCATCGATCCCGCCACCCCTGACCGTCCGGCTACCCCCTCAGCGCTGAAGGCTCATCTACCACTGCCCGCTGCTTACTGGGGCGAGCGTTCAGGGATGTTCTGTCTCGATACCGTCGTCGCGCAGGTCCGGCAGCAGGGCTGGTCGCACCACATCACTCGCCTGATGGTCCTGTCGAACTTGGCCGTCTTGTGCGGTTTCTCTCCACGCGAGCTGACCGACTGGTTCTGGGTCGCCTATATCGACGCTTACGACTGGGTCGTGGAGCCGAATGTTCTGGGGATGGCGACGTTTGCCGACGGCGGCCTGACGGCAACGAAGCCCTACGTGTCAGGTGCCGCTTACATCAACCGGATGAGCGATTATTGTGGCAAATGCGCGCTTGATCCCAGGAAATCGTTGGGCCCGGGTTCCTGTCCATACACCGCGCTTTACTGGACGTTCCTGGAGCGGAACGCAGAGCTGCTGCAGTCGAATCAGCGTCTACGCATGCCGTATGTGGCTCTTCGGAAGAAGACTGCGACGGAGCGGAAGGCCTTGCGCGAACGTGCCGAGGCCGCCGTTGCACAGCTGGGCAGGGGAGAGACCGTCACGTAA
- a CDS encoding xanthine dehydrogenase family protein molybdopterin-binding subunit, which produces MIDAMQDEKSPVGNGKELPVRYDGKLKVMGKAKYAAEFSKEMEEQFKGKGMVYAYLVLSHIASGEIVSMDTTAADRASGVVKILTPFNAPKLPMVAPQPPATRKLSLLQDRNVYYNGEPIGVVVAKSQVEAAHAASLIKVKYKASPPKLGFEKRLGEARMPKGGNAPKAQKHGNEAEAWAKATTVVEQTYSTPLQTHNPMEPHATIAAWDGEKLTVYDATQYISGDKLTLAKHFSLPLDNVHVIDPYVGGGFGSKGSTWSHVILCAVASKVVGAPVRLAMERTQMFGPVGGRPKTVQKIKLGTDANGKLVAMQHDVIMPASIMEDFLEAAATQTTMLYQCDQISTSHKMVDMNIGVQTFQRAPGESVGTTALESAMDELAIKLNMDPLQLRLLNYAEKDPGEQKEFSSKNLKQAYTDAAQRFGWTKRNGTPGAMREGNKRVGYGMATATYPANRSAAMAVVRLLPSGRIFIGCGTQDLGTGMYTMMAQTVVQELDVPWDMVDVKLGDSTLPKAPVSGGSQSTASVGPAVKDACSQLKLKLASMAVSDPSSKLYQAMPQDIDVKGGMLTSRTDPSKSEPLSLSITRNKGAVIEEMGSGEPSQEASKQLSTHSWGAVFVEVAVDEHTHMVEVRRVVATYDIGKLLNQKTGMSQLEGGIVWGIGTALTEETVLDNITGRIVNNNLAEYHVPVNLDAGTIDVSVIDRPDIKFNPQGARGIGEIGITGIAGAIANAIYNATGKRVRDFPITPDKIMAA; this is translated from the coding sequence ATGATTGACGCGATGCAAGACGAAAAGAGTCCCGTCGGCAACGGCAAGGAACTTCCAGTGCGTTACGACGGCAAACTGAAAGTCATGGGCAAGGCGAAGTACGCCGCGGAGTTCTCGAAGGAGATGGAAGAGCAGTTCAAGGGCAAGGGCATGGTGTACGCCTACCTCGTTCTCTCGCACATCGCTTCCGGCGAGATTGTCAGCATGGACACCACCGCTGCGGACCGTGCTTCCGGCGTCGTCAAAATTCTGACGCCCTTCAATGCACCTAAGCTCCCCATGGTCGCGCCGCAGCCGCCTGCCACGCGCAAGCTGTCACTGCTGCAGGACCGCAACGTCTATTACAACGGCGAGCCGATTGGCGTCGTCGTGGCCAAGTCCCAGGTTGAGGCTGCGCATGCTGCCTCGCTGATCAAAGTGAAGTACAAGGCATCACCCCCGAAGCTCGGCTTTGAAAAACGTCTCGGAGAAGCCCGCATGCCTAAGGGCGGCAATGCTCCCAAGGCACAGAAGCACGGTAACGAGGCGGAAGCTTGGGCTAAAGCGACGACCGTCGTTGAGCAGACGTACTCCACACCGCTGCAGACGCACAATCCCATGGAGCCGCATGCCACCATTGCTGCGTGGGACGGCGAAAAGCTCACTGTCTACGACGCCACCCAGTACATCAGCGGCGACAAATTGACGCTGGCCAAGCACTTCTCTCTACCGCTCGACAACGTTCATGTCATCGACCCTTACGTTGGCGGTGGATTTGGGTCAAAGGGATCCACGTGGTCTCACGTGATCCTGTGCGCCGTGGCCTCAAAAGTGGTGGGCGCGCCGGTACGACTGGCCATGGAGCGCACACAGATGTTTGGACCGGTCGGTGGCCGTCCAAAGACCGTCCAGAAGATCAAGCTCGGCACAGACGCGAATGGCAAGCTCGTGGCCATGCAGCATGACGTCATCATGCCGGCCTCGATTATGGAGGACTTCCTGGAGGCTGCAGCCACGCAGACTACCATGCTCTACCAGTGCGATCAGATCTCCACCTCGCACAAGATGGTTGACATGAACATCGGCGTGCAGACGTTTCAGCGAGCGCCCGGCGAATCCGTCGGCACCACGGCGCTCGAATCGGCGATGGATGAGCTTGCCATCAAGCTGAATATGGATCCGCTCCAATTACGTCTTCTGAACTACGCGGAGAAGGACCCGGGTGAGCAGAAAGAGTTCTCGTCGAAGAACCTGAAGCAGGCCTACACCGACGCAGCCCAGCGCTTCGGCTGGACCAAACGCAACGGCACGCCCGGAGCCATGCGCGAAGGCAACAAGCGCGTCGGCTACGGCATGGCGACGGCAACGTATCCCGCAAATCGCTCGGCTGCCATGGCTGTCGTTCGCCTGCTGCCCAGCGGGCGAATCTTCATCGGCTGCGGCACGCAGGATCTCGGCACCGGCATGTACACCATGATGGCGCAGACGGTCGTGCAGGAATTGGACGTGCCGTGGGATATGGTCGACGTAAAACTCGGCGACTCAACGCTGCCGAAGGCTCCGGTGTCTGGCGGATCGCAGTCAACTGCTTCGGTTGGGCCAGCGGTCAAGGACGCATGCAGCCAGTTGAAGCTCAAGCTGGCATCGATGGCCGTCTCTGACCCTTCTTCGAAGCTCTACCAGGCCATGCCGCAGGACATCGACGTTAAGGGCGGCATGCTGACTTCAAGGACGGACCCTTCGAAGTCGGAACCGCTCTCCCTGTCTATCACCCGGAACAAGGGCGCGGTTATCGAAGAAATGGGCTCTGGCGAACCCAGCCAGGAAGCTTCCAAGCAGCTCTCAACGCACAGCTGGGGCGCGGTCTTCGTAGAGGTTGCGGTCGACGAGCACACGCACATGGTAGAAGTACGTCGCGTCGTCGCGACCTACGACATTGGCAAGCTGCTCAATCAGAAGACGGGCATGTCGCAGCTTGAAGGCGGCATCGTGTGGGGTATCGGCACCGCGCTGACGGAAGAGACAGTGCTGGACAACATCACAGGCCGCATCGTGAACAACAACCTCGCGGAGTACCACGTGCCCGTGAACCTTGACGCCGGGACCATTGACGTCAGTGTGATCGACAGACCGGACATCAAGTTCAATCCGCAGGGTGCTCGCGGCATCGGCGAGATCGGAATCACCGGCATCGCAGGCGCCATAGCCAACGCCATCTACAACGCAACAGGCAAACGCGTCCGCGACTTCCCCATTACGCCGGACAAGATCATGGCTGCATAA
- the ribB gene encoding 3,4-dihydroxy-2-butanone-4-phosphate synthase produces the protein MPESPFIDVPEALRQFAAGRMIVVVDDEDRENEGDLTLAAEFTTPEAINFMAKYGRGLICLTLTEERADYLRLSPMAAENTSRFGTAFTESIEAREGVSTGISAADRAHTILTAVSAGKTAADLARPGHIFPLRARKGGVLVRAGQTEASVDLARMSGLIPAGVICEIMNDDGSMARVPDLIEFCKTHDMGMLTVAELIRYRLQHERYIRREAETMLRTPWGEFRTIAYASDVEEGESHVALVLGDVSETGGNEPVLVRVHTHCMAGGIFCHDGCECRQSVENAMRLIAERGRGALIYLHNGSRGFGIDRTTTPPRMVMHRDAAMRANTKDQSQTLRHTGIGGQILSDLGIHRIRLLVSRPTHVPALQGFGIEIVEQVAMAPARVS, from the coding sequence ATGCCTGAAAGTCCTTTCATCGACGTTCCGGAGGCGCTGCGGCAGTTTGCCGCGGGGCGCATGATTGTGGTGGTCGACGATGAAGACCGCGAGAACGAAGGCGATCTGACGCTTGCCGCCGAGTTCACCACGCCTGAAGCAATCAACTTCATGGCGAAATATGGCCGTGGCCTGATCTGCCTGACGCTCACCGAAGAGCGTGCGGACTACCTCAGACTCTCGCCGATGGCGGCCGAGAATACGTCACGATTCGGTACGGCCTTCACCGAGAGCATCGAAGCCCGCGAAGGTGTCTCCACCGGTATCAGCGCGGCTGATCGCGCGCACACCATTCTTACCGCTGTCTCAGCGGGTAAGACCGCTGCCGACCTTGCCCGCCCCGGACATATCTTCCCGTTACGTGCACGCAAGGGCGGTGTCCTGGTTCGGGCAGGCCAGACGGAAGCGTCGGTCGACCTCGCTCGTATGAGTGGCCTGATCCCTGCGGGCGTGATCTGCGAAATCATGAACGACGACGGCAGCATGGCGCGGGTGCCGGACCTGATCGAGTTCTGCAAGACCCACGACATGGGCATGCTTACGGTGGCGGAGTTGATCCGCTATCGGCTGCAGCATGAGCGATATATCCGTCGCGAAGCCGAGACGATGTTGCGGACGCCCTGGGGCGAGTTCCGGACCATTGCTTACGCCAGTGATGTGGAAGAGGGCGAAAGCCACGTTGCGCTGGTGCTGGGCGATGTGAGCGAGACGGGGGGGAACGAACCGGTGCTGGTTCGGGTGCATACCCACTGCATGGCTGGCGGAATCTTCTGCCATGACGGCTGCGAGTGCCGTCAGAGCGTCGAGAATGCCATGCGGCTCATCGCAGAGCGTGGCCGTGGCGCGTTGATCTACCTGCATAATGGCAGCCGCGGTTTTGGCATCGACCGAACAACCACGCCGCCGCGCATGGTGATGCACCGCGACGCGGCAATGCGAGCCAATACGAAGGACCAGTCCCAAACGCTGCGTCACACCGGCATTGGCGGTCAGATTCTATCGGACCTTGGCATCCATCGCATCCGGCTGCTCGTTTCGCGACCCACGCACGTCCCAGCACTGCAGGGATTCGGGATCGAAATCGTCGAACAGGTCGCGATGGCTCCTGCTCGCGTCTCGTAA